GGCGGTGCATCTTGATCATTTTTTATGAGTTCAGATCAAGACAATACaccaaaaaatacatttgaatccCACACAGAGAGTATTTCTACTTAAGAAGATGCTAACTGCTTTGTCAGCCAACACAACGTCCATCAAAAAACTGACATTCTAACCTAAAAGGTTAATACTCGTGAGATAACGTGGCTTGAAACTTCAAAGACCATACCAGTGGTTTTTAGTTCATTACACGTCACAAATCACTTACATTTTACATCATAACTAACCATCTGCAAACCATGCTACTGTGTTGTAGAAATGTTAATGCATTTTGTCTACTGTTCCAGGCATCCATTGGCTTCTATTATTTCTGTACAACATGGAAACCTTTTAGCATACTCCTAAAACATGTGCAATCAACCTAACATCAAGTCTGCATTAGTTAGTGTAATGTTATTGTATTCAAGTGCATTAACACTCAACATTACAGTAAGGAATGGAAGCTAATAACTACATGGAACTGAATGACAAAATGATCAGTAGAGATGTTAAATATACATGATTTGTAGTTAAGGACCTGAAGCTTTAAAAGACACTGGTATGGTTCATCAGCTGATACAATTTTACTGAAATTAAGTTGGCAATTTTCTCCTCCAAATCACCACCACAAGGCAAGATTGCTGGAGGTTTAGCATGCTGTCATCTTAGCAGAGCCCTTATCAACACAGCCTAATTtaccacagacaaacaaaactgcTGATACCTGGATTCTCTCCAGTAGCTGCCTCATTCAACACTGGTTTAGTTTGAAAACACAGCATTActcatataaatataaatgtgctCAGATGAAATTTCTAATTTGGATGAAAATTCTAGCCCACACAATATTTACTGAATGCTGCCTGCAAAGTATGGAAGGCTGTGAGCAAAGCCATTGGCAATAGTAACATCAATGTAGATTGGATTTCTGTTTCACTAAGATTCATGTTATAACATTGCATGTATTCTATGGTAGATCACCAGATGGCATTGGAATGACATTAGATTACAATGACATTTAgaaattttccattttaagcCAGAGATTGTCCTGTTCAACTTAAAACTGAACACTGTGTATTCTTGAATAAACTGGCTTCAAAGTATCTTCTAATGTCATGTAAATACACTAGTATCTAGATAATTTTTGAGGCCTTTCATTTTCATGACATCTATTTTATCaataaaggttttatttttttcttttctatttagTCCTTGTAGAACTTAATTACAAAACAGTGGTCCTTCAGTGTGAAGGGAAAGTCCCTTTCACATGTTGATGAGTTAGGAACTTAAGGGATGAACTGAAAAACAACTGATGCTCTCTAATATAAGGCGCCAAAACCCAAACGGTCAAGGATGGTGAAAGATTCAATGTGTCATGTTGACCATTAGTCCGATTATGCAGAGTGCAGGGGAATGACAAATTTGCACCCAAAAGGAGAATGGTACTTGATTCCAACTTCCTGGAACACCTGACGAGGAATACCTATGTCACACAGGTAAACCCTGCCGGCTCCCTCAGCCAGCGAAAGTgggaggcaaagagagagggacCACTTGGCCTCAACTGCCTGACCCTGTCCACTGACAGGAGGGTCTAAGCTGAGCACCGGTGCTCGGTTCTGGTTAGCCCACTCTGCAGCTGCTCGGTACCAAGGCTGATCCATCAGGAAAGTGTTCTCGTGACAGTCCAGACAGTTAATGATTAGGTCCACCGGGGTGTCTGGAAGGTCTGTAGAGGCAgaaaggaaaaattaaaaaatcttgAAGTATTGCTCGACCAAATATAATGcagaatgttttttaaaaaaatacacaagtcACTTAAATTGTCAGAATCAATAACAGTAGAAAAATATGCTCACCTTTGATACTTGACACCTGTTTGCCCCCTGTTTTGTTAAAGAGTGTGAGCTCGCTGGTGACAGAGTCAAGCATCTTGACAAAATTGGGCAGAAACAAGATGACCTCCACTTCATGATTGGCCAGGTGACGACCACAGCTGATACCCTGAGCCCCCTGAACATGAGGGCCACACAGCAAAGCCACTGTGGGACGTTGGTGTAAATTTTTGGGAGTGAATCTGGAAGAAACATAACAAGGAAAACTAAGATGATATCCTGAATTTTGTGCCAAGTACCAAATATACTGTGAATTcatatttgaaatattaaatgataatgtttAATACTGAAATGAGACACATTATGAGAAAAATcatattaattaaaactgacaaaatatgtaaatgtaaaaaaaaaaaagaagcatatttttaaaactcaacTGAATTTAATAAAGCTTTGTTTAATATCAAACACTTTGGAGTCTCCATACCAGCAGATAACCAACATCTTCATGTCTCTGATGTTTAGTCTTTAGCTTTCCTCAAACTTTGCTTGGCACAATACACACTCTCTGACCATGAACAAATTTTTGCTGAAgttgtttgaatattttaaatgtgtctaaACCACAACTACATGCTTACCTGTTGGGCCCACCCAGCAATGTAAGTGCCATCTGACTGGCACATACTCCAGTCATTTCAAGTCTTCGCTCCAATGAGAGACCGTAACGCTCAGCAACTGCCAACAGACGCTTGTGTAGTTCATAGGATATACTGGGTACAACAAGCCCAGAGTCTGTATGGATTAAAGGACACAGGTTAACTTCAGATAATTTGCCCTCACtaccatttttttcattacaatGTGAAACACTTACCAGTGCAGTATTCTTTGGCCCCA
Above is a window of Lates calcarifer isolate ASB-BC8 linkage group LG10, TLL_Latcal_v3, whole genome shotgun sequence DNA encoding:
- the edc3 gene encoding enhancer of mRNA-decapping protein 3, with translation MAADWLGSLVSINCGPTLGVYQGEVSSVDQSSQTISLRQPFHNGVKCPVPEVTFSAIDIKELKILDIRNGNARTNSSASTKVSSAPVAVPKCDPRSVEKLNSPQHCSKSYGERHLDVPGQPKGFRRRHNSWSSSSRGANQATPKKNGVKNGQMKHRDDECFGDGVDDGLDTDFDFEGNLALFDKAAVFSEIDISERRNGARSRGTPQEQTPSRYRHDENILEAKPIVYRQITVPQPGAKEYCTDSGLVVPSISYELHKRLLAVAERYGLSLERRLEMTGVCASQMALTLLGGPNRFTPKNLHQRPTVALLCGPHVQGAQGISCGRHLANHEVEVILFLPNFVKMLDSVTSELTLFNKTGGKQVSSIKDLPDTPVDLIINCLDCHENTFLMDQPWYRAAAEWANQNRAPVLSLDPPVSGQGQAVEAKWSLSLCLPLSLAEGAGRVYLCDIGIPRQVFQEVGIKYHSPFGCKFVIPLHSA